The segment TACGAATATGAAGATTTTATTAAACAAGCTACTTAATAAATAGTGCTTTTTGCTGTTCTTATGAAAATAGGAATCCCTATTTAAGCTAGTTTAAAATTCCTGACTTCGCATAAATGATAAGCTCTGGCAAAATATGCCTGCGTTAAGGATTGAAGCAATTGTTTGAGCTCTTTTTTGAGGAACGAAAAAAAAGCGAGTGCGTAAAGCCTGACCTGAAAGGGGAAGCCCAACTTATCGAAACAATTTTTAAAAAAATTCGAAGTAAAAAATCGCCCAAAAAGAGCGATTTTAAAATTGAACTTATTTAGTTTTTTATTTTATAAAAGTAATACTAAATGGATAACTAGGAGCCTCGTCATTACTCGCTTTTATTGCGTTTATAATTGGAAATATTAAATAGAAGAATCCAATTACAATTAATCCGATGATACCTAATCCAAAGAAAATAATTAACGGAATACAGATTAAAATATAAATAAACATAGAAATTCTAAAGTTTAAAATTGCTTTTCCGTGTAAATCCATTCCTATTATTTCGTCTTTTTTTGTGAGCCATAAAACTAATGGAACAATAAAGCCACCAATTCCTGTTACAAAATCTAATAATTGACTTAAATGTGTTAATACCAATAGTTGTTTATCTTCTTTCATGTTATTTTTAATAAATTTAGTTCTGTATTAATTTGACGCTTAATTTGTTGTTTTGTTACAGTTTTTGCTTTTAATAACTAGATTAACCTGCGTATCTTTGCAAAATGATGCAACAAGACACAATTATCGCTTTAGCAACGCCTTCTGGTGTTGGCGCAATTTCTGTAATTAGACTTTCTGGTGAAAAAGCTATTGATATTGTTGATGCTAACTTTAAGTCTATAAAGAAATCTAAGGTTTTAAAAAATCAGAAATCGCATACAATTCATTTAGGTCATATTATTGATAAAGATACAATTATAGATGAAGTTTTGGTCTCTATTTTTAAAAATCCTCGCTCCTACACTGGCGAAAATGTTATTGAAATTTCTTGTCATGGATCAAGTTTTATTCAGCAAGAAATTATTCAGTTATTCTTGCAAAAAGAGTGCAGAATGGCAGATAATGGGGAGTTTACAATGCGTGCTTTTTTGAACGGTAAAATGGATTTATCTCAGGCTGAAGCGGTAGCTGATGTTATTGCTTCTAATTCTGCTGCAAGTCATCAAATGGCAATTCAGCAAATGCGCGGTGGTATTACAAATGAGTTAAAAGAATTACGTGCGCAATTATTAGATTTTGCTGCTTTAATAGAATTAGAACTAGATTTTTCTGGTGAAGATGTTGAGTTTGCAGACAGAACAAAATTTAAAGAACTAGTAGCAAAAATTACCTTTGTTTTAAAGCGTTTAATAGATTCTTTTTCTTTTGGAAATGCCATGAAAAACGGAATTCCTGTTGCCATTATTGGTGAGCCAAATGTTGGAAAATCTACACTTTTAAACACACTTTTAAATGAAGAAAAAGCCATCGTTTCTGAAATTGCAGGTACAACAAGAGATGCTATTGAAGATGAAATTATTATTGATGGCGTTGCTTTTAGATTTATTGATACTGCAGGAATTAGAGAAACTAAAGATATTATAGAAAGTATCGGAATTAAAAAAGCCTACGAAAAAGCAGAAAATGCGCAGTTGATTATTTTCTTAATAGATTCAAATAAATTTGCGTATTCAAGCGAAGATTTTTTACAGGAAATTAAAACGATTAAAGAGCGTTTTCCAAACAAAAGAGTACTTGTAATTGCTAATAAAGTGGATACATTATCTTGTCACGACGCTTCTATTTTACAGTCAGAAATTGAAGATTTAATTTTACTTTCTGCAAAAAATAAAACCGGAATTGACGAACTTAAAAATCAATTAACTTCTTTGGTAAATATTGGTGCTTTAAGTAATAATGAAACGATTGTTACTAATTCTCGTCATTTTGAAGCGCTAAATAACGCTTTAATAGCAATTACTTCTGTGCAACAAGGAATTGATTTAGAAATTTCTACCGATTTATTTTCTATTGATATTAGAGAATGTTTGCGTCACTTAGGGGCAATTACTGGAGATTATGATGTTGATAAAGACATTCTAGGTCATATTTTTTCTAATTTTTGTATTGGAAAGTAAAATGACTGTACAAGATTTAGTTGGAACGTATGCTATTATTGGAAGCAATCAAGATGCTGATAAAAATTCTTATAAAGGAGAACTCAATATCTCTTTAAATGAAAATGATAGAATTATTGCTAAATGGATGATTAACAATTCTCAAGAACAATTTGGAACAGGTTTTTTTAAAGATAACACTTTAGTTATCAACTTTAATTACAAAGGTTTTGAAGATAAAACGTACAACGGCGTTGTTGTTTACAAATGTTTAAATAAAAATATTCTAGAAGGTTTTTGGTCTGAAGAACAAGGAAATCCAAAATTTATTGGCATAGAAAATTGTTTTAGAATTAAAAATAAACTACCCCTTTTAAATTAAAAAACCTACTTTTAATTAGCATTAATTATTTAACCCTAGCTTAGGTTTCAGTTTGTATTCATCTACAAACAACCCTTTTAATTACTTTTTTTTACTTTATTATTAACCTATAATATAGTAATTTTACCAAAAAATAATCTAATAATTAATTTTGGGGAAAATTAACTATTCTTTTTACATGCTTTTTTTCGTGCATTTTTTTGAGACTATATGTCCTATATATTCTCGTACAAGATTTTCTCATAAATTTTTAATTAATAAAACTAAGCTATGAATAAAGTTTTAATTAATAATGTGGGGAAAATAATACTGTCTATATTTTTTTTATTTGTTAGTATTTACGCTGTAAATGCGCAAACTCCTACAATTGCATCTTCAAATACTCAAAATGCTATTTGTGGTATTTGCACACCAATAGGATGGGCTTATACTGCTCCTGCTACACCAGATGTATCTAACAGAAACCAAGCTGGCGGAAACTATTTACCTCCTGCAACTGGTGGTAGTCTTGGTTATGGAGCAACATGGGTCATAAACCCACTACCTTCCGCACCAACAAACCACGCTACATTTATTTCTTTAAGAGATGTTGGTCCAGATTTTACTGAAGAATCTGTTAGAACACAAATTTCTGGTTTATTACCAAATAAATTATATCGTTTGACAATGTTTACCATTTCACCATTATCTAATAACGATGGTAATGGAGGAGAATATTATGCTGGTACTAAAATGGATCAATTTGATTATCAAATTGATGAGCAAGCCAGACAAAGCTTATCAGTTATATCTGATAGTCAATGGAATGCAACCTACTTTGTATTTAAAACACCTAGTGTTTTAGAGGGTGTTAATAGTGATGAAGTTACTATAACTTTATACCCAAGAAGAGATGGTGGTTATAATAATTCTGGAGCAAGTTCACAACTTTTAGAAACCGTATTAGTATCAATAGATAATACTATTTTTCCTATCTCAAGGGTAGATACTGATGGTGATGGTGTTCCTGATGATGTAGATATAGATGATGATAATGATGGCGTTCTAGATACAGCAGAATACCCAGCTACATTAGATTTTGATGGGGATGCAGATGGTGATGGAGTTCCAAACTATTTAGATGCTGTACAAAACCTTGTAGATGGTAATGGAGTTACTGTTACTGGTGATGGATCAAATACAAGCTATGCAGATGAAGATGGAAATGGTATTCCAGATGCCTATGATTTTGATCGAGACGGAATTTCTAATCACTTAGATTTAGATGCTGATAACGATGGTCTTTTAGATAATATAGAAGCACAAGTTTCTGGTGCAGGCTTTATAACTTTTTCTGCAACTGATACAGATGGAGATGGTTTGGTAAATGTGTACGATGCAACACCAACACAAGATGATACAGGGTCTTTAGGGATAACAGCTATTAATACTGATGGTGATACTGCAGCTTTATTTAAACCAGATTTTTTAGACATCGATTCAGATAACGATGGAATTCCAGATATCGTAGAAGCACATTCAACAGTAGATTATAAAAATAACCTACCAACAGGTACTGTTGGCAATAATGGTGTAGATTCTAGATATGAAAACGTAGACACGTACTCACCAGTTGGTATCACTACTGTTGATACAGATTTAGATGCAATTCCAGATTACAGAGATACTAATTCTGATAATGATAATTCAGATGATATTAATGAAAGTGGATTTGTTGCACCAGATAATAGTGATTTAGATGGTGACGGTTTAGACGACGCCTATGATAATACAGATACGGCATTTGTAAGTGGTAATTCAACTTTTGATGCCACAAATGAGTTGACGAATACAGAAACAGATTTAGCTGAAACAGAAACACCAAATGATGTTACAACTGGTGGTGATGTAGATTTTAGAGATGATGTAAACGGATTAGATACAGATGGAGATAAAGTGCCAGATGCTATCGATTTAGATGATGATAATGATGGTATTTTAGATGTTAATGAATGTACACCTCAAAATTTACCTGATACCTATGCTGATCAAGTAATATTAGATGGTTCTATTCGTGATGAATCAAATACAACAGGAAATACACCTAACACATTTGGTGAATTTAATAATCTTAATGATGTATTAGGCCTTAGGTTAGGAGCAAGTCTTGTTGGTTCTGGAACAACATTAATACTTAGGATGAGTAAAAGTAATAATAACAATAAAGTGTTTAGAGTTCAACAAGCCAATGCTGATGGTAGTGCAGCTGCAATACCAAACACACAAACTTTTACTCCAACTACAACAGCAACAAATTACAATTACACATTAAATGTTAATACACAATACTTAAGAATAAGTATGCAAACAGAAGATGGTAATGGTGAGGCTCAATTC is part of the Polaribacter sp. SA4-10 genome and harbors:
- a CDS encoding DUF4870 domain-containing protein, whose protein sequence is MKEDKQLLVLTHLSQLLDFVTGIGGFIVPLVLWLTKKDEIIGMDLHGKAILNFRISMFIYILICIPLIIFFGLGIIGLIVIGFFYLIFPIINAIKASNDEAPSYPFSITFIK
- the mnmE gene encoding tRNA uridine-5-carboxymethylaminomethyl(34) synthesis GTPase MnmE; its protein translation is MMQQDTIIALATPSGVGAISVIRLSGEKAIDIVDANFKSIKKSKVLKNQKSHTIHLGHIIDKDTIIDEVLVSIFKNPRSYTGENVIEISCHGSSFIQQEIIQLFLQKECRMADNGEFTMRAFLNGKMDLSQAEAVADVIASNSAASHQMAIQQMRGGITNELKELRAQLLDFAALIELELDFSGEDVEFADRTKFKELVAKITFVLKRLIDSFSFGNAMKNGIPVAIIGEPNVGKSTLLNTLLNEEKAIVSEIAGTTRDAIEDEIIIDGVAFRFIDTAGIRETKDIIESIGIKKAYEKAENAQLIIFLIDSNKFAYSSEDFLQEIKTIKERFPNKRVLVIANKVDTLSCHDASILQSEIEDLILLSAKNKTGIDELKNQLTSLVNIGALSNNETIVTNSRHFEALNNALIAITSVQQGIDLEISTDLFSIDIRECLRHLGAITGDYDVDKDILGHIFSNFCIGK